A window of the Helianthus annuus cultivar XRQ/B chromosome 4, HanXRQr2.0-SUNRISE, whole genome shotgun sequence genome harbors these coding sequences:
- the LOC110937560 gene encoding proline--tRNA ligase, chloroplastic/mitochondrial: protein MGALRLPSLTSIFTVSSSARSSLFPRRRSSSQLVFAKATEVAESKQKLPPVVQEQGGITPRSQDFNAWYLDVISMAELADYGPVRGTMVIRPYGYAIWEAIQDYLNIKFKETGHSNMYFPQFIPYSFIEKEASHVEGFSPELALVTVGGGKELEEKLVVRPTSETIVNHMFTQWIQSYRDLPLMINQWANVTRWEMRTKPFIRTLEFLWQEGHTAHATLEEAEKEAMQMIDVYTKFAYEQAAIPVIPGRKSRVETFAGADRTYTIEAMMGDRKALQAGTSHNLGQNFSRAFGTQFADENGQRQHVWQTSWAISTRFVGGIIMTHGDDAGLMLPPRLASVQVVIVPIWKKANEKNEVLDAALSVKDVLHGSGIKVKLDDSDQRTPGWKFNFWEMKGVPLRIEIGPRDVSSGSVVISRRDIPGKPGKVFGISMEPSVLVPYIKEKLDEIQSSLLDKAIAFRDSNIVDVSSYDELKEAISQGKWARGPWVGSDEDELKVKEETGATIRCFPFDQPQGPKKCLMTGSPADEVAIFAKSY from the exons ATGGGGGCTCTGCGGCTTCCCTCACTCACATCCATCTTCACCGTCTCATCATCGGCTCGCTCATCCTTGTTCCCGCGTCGCCGCAGCAGCAGCCAGCTAGTATTCGCAAAAGCCACAGAGGTTGCTGAATCGAAGCAGAAGCTTCCTCCGGTGGTTCAGGAGCAAGGAGGCATAACGCCTCGCTCTCAGGATTTCAATGCGTGGTATCTGGATGTTATTTCCATGGCTGAGTTAGCTGATTATGGTCCTGTTCGTGGTACTATGGTTATTCGACCCTACGGTTATGCTATTTGGGAAGCTATTCAG GATTATTtgaacattaaattcaaagagacaggacatagtaacatgtattttcCACAG TTTATACCGTATTCGTTTATAGAGAAAGAAGCCAGCCATGTTGAGGGTTTTAGTCCAGAACTGGCTCTTGTGACTGTTGGAGGTGGGAAAGAACTCGAAGAAAAACTTGTG GTTCGACCCACTAGTGAAACCATCGTTAACCACATGTTTACTCAGTGGATTCAAAGTTATCGTGATCTTCCCCTTATGATCAACCAG TGGGCAAATGTCACAAGATGGGAGATGCGCACAAAGCCCTTTATTAGGACTCTCGAGTTTCTATGGCAAGAAGGGCATACCGCACACGCTACTCTAGAGGAAGCCGAAAAGGAG GCAATGCAAATGATTGATGTCTATACAAAGTTTGCTTATGAGCAAGCTGCAATACCTGTTATTCCAGGTCGAAAATCGAGGGTAGAGACGTTTGCGGGAGCAGATAGAACTTATACGATTGAAGCTATGATGGGTGATCGTAAAGCCTTGCAGGCTGGAACCAGTCACAATTTAGGACAAAATTTTTCACGTGCTTTTGGAACACAG TTTGCTGATGAAAATGGTCAAAGGCAGCATGTGTGGCAAACTTCTTGGGCAATAAGTACTCGATTTGTTGGTGGTATCATCATGACCCATGGTGATGATGCTGGATTAATGCTTCCCCCAAGACTCGCTTCTGTACAG GTGGTGATTGTACCAATATGGAAGAAggctaatgagaaaaatgaggtTCTCGATGCTGCATTGTCGGTCAAAGATGTTCTTCACGGTTCCGGGATTAAAGTAAAGCTAGATGATTCCGATCAAAGAACTCCTGGATGGAAATTTAATTTCTGGGAAATGAAG GGTGTGCCGCTAAGAATTGAAATTGGTCCACGAGATGTTTCAAGCGGGAGTGTGGTCATATCTAGAAGAGATATTCCCGGAAAACCAGGAAAGGTTTTTGGAATATCCATGGAACCGTCGGTTCTTGTACCCTATATCAAAGAAAAGTTGGATGAAATCCAATCATCCCTTTTGGATAAAGCTATAGCTTTTCGAGATAG CAATATTGTGGATGTGAGCTCATACGATGAACTCAAAGAGGCGATATCACAAGGAAAATGGGCCAGGGGTCCATGGGTCGGAAG TGATGAAGATGAATTGAAGGTGAAAGAAGAAACCGGAGCAACAATTAGATGTTTTCCTTTCGACCAACCTCAAGGGCCGAAAAAGTGCCTGATGACTGGTAGTCCAGCTGACGAAGTTGCAATATTTGCTAAATCTTACTGA